Within Vicia villosa cultivar HV-30 ecotype Madison, WI linkage group LG1, Vvil1.0, whole genome shotgun sequence, the genomic segment ACAAGATATTCCGAATAAAAAACAAGTTGAAAATATCCTAATTTCACAGCCAATTAATTTCATGAAAGTCTCGTTTTATTGCAATTATATGAAAGCAACACTCCACCGCCCCATATATTAGTCCATCCATCCATAATAATCATTAGCCATtatgaaatttaaaaacaaaattaagaatTACAAGCTAAGCCTCATCATTTCTCAtggtttattaaaaaattattaacagccatcaaaaaaaaaaaattcgatTGTAATAGTAATATAACCATTTAAGTTTTGTTACCGACATATGTACaacataaaaagaaattaaaaaagaaaaaagaaagtaatttttcatattatagaatggttaataacaaaaaaaagggtaaaataaaaagaaagcgaCACGATGGAGTGGTATACACCGTGTAATGCTCTTTTCAGTTTCACCAACCAAACCCTACTACTCATTCTCCAGCTCACACAATGTGTACACTCCAGCGCATCATAGCTCACGCGGCCCAATCAATCAAACCAAACCGCCAATTTCACAATCCGGCTCCGGCGCGACTGATTTACCATTAGCGGCGGCGTACCGCGTGGAGAAATTGCGAAATCCGTCGTCGCGGCTATCCTCGTTCTGTCCCTCATCGAAGTTCAAGGCGTAACTCAACGGATCGTATTGGTACTTATTAGCCATGCGTCTGGAGGATCGGTGTTGGCTGAATTTCCGGATGAACGTTTTCCATCTTGGACCAGCGACGATCTCTGACCAGGCTCGGAGTTTCTTTAAGGCTTTGAGACCGCGTGACCACCAGCGGTCAGCGGTGGTTGTGGTGGTGGTGGGATTGGATTGGGAAAAGGAGGCGGAGCGGACGCGCTCCCACCAGATGGAACGGCGGCGTGAGGCGAAGCAGGTGGGGAAGCATAAGGCGTTTGATCGCTGTTGAGGATGAGCGATGGGTGTGGAGTCGGATTCAAGCTCTTGTTCAAGGGACATGTCAGAAACTGAAATGAATGGTGATTTTGTTCGAAAAATGATTgagtgatgaatgatgatgaagtaATATTACAGTGTTTTGTGCAGAGAATGTGAGGAaaggttttttctttctt encodes:
- the LOC131605171 gene encoding uncharacterized protein LOC131605171, yielding MSLEQELESDSTPIAHPQQRSNALCFPTCFASRRRSIWWERVRSASFSQSNPTTTTTTADRWWSRGLKALKKLRAWSEIVAGPRWKTFIRKFSQHRSSRRMANKYQYDPLSYALNFDEGQNEDSRDDGFRNFSTRYAAANGKSVAPEPDCEIGGLV